A region from the Mycolicibacterium litorale genome encodes:
- a CDS encoding ATP-dependent helicase gives MNPRYSPAELASALGLFAPTEEQAAVIAAPPGPVVVIAGAGAGKTETMAARVVWLVANGFATPGQVLGLTFTRKAAGQLLRRVRTRLARLAGAGLVPAAAAGLDAADDPPTVSTYHAFAGTLLREHGLLLPIEPETRLVGATELWQLAHSVVCEHPGPLEIDKTPAAVTSMVLRLAGQLAEHLVDTDDLRDTHLELERLVHTLPAGPYQRDRGPSQWLLRMLATQTERTELIPLIDALHRRMQDDKVMDFGMQMAAAARLAAAFPQVGAQLRSRYRVVLLDEYQDTGHAQRVALSALFGGGVDDGLALTAVGDPIQSIYGWRGASATNLPRFATDFPLSDGSPAPTLELRTSWRNPPSTLHLANAVSAEARRRSVAVRSLRPRPGAEPGTIRLALLNDVAMERHWVADEVAHRYHAACAEGEAPPTAAVLLRRNADAAPMAEALTARGVPVEVVGLSGLLGVTEVADVVAMLRLVADPTAGAAAMRTLTGPRWRLGGRDIAALWRRAVDIDDAGSAGPDATAAQIVAQAAPDADAACLADAICDPGPADRYSPEGYRRIVALGRELTSLRGHLGMPLPDLVTEVRRVLGVDAEVRAGMPVSAGWSGTEHLDAFVDVVADYASRPGATVDGLLAYLDAAMEVENGLAPADLAVSTERVQILTVHAAKGLEWQVVAVPHLSGRIFPSTAQTRTWLSDPADLPPLLRGDRATTTDHGVPVLDTSDVNDRKMLGDRINDHKSRLEQRRVDEERRLLYVALTRAEDTLLLSGHHWGGTEGKPRGPSEFLEELKDIIDRAAGDGHPCGVVVQWAPAPADGEKNPLRDNVKEVLWPADPAGDRRAVVDRGADLVACAMAGAATTADDTDDAEDVDGWAADVDALLAERERAAQKAPLRMPGEVSVSTLVDLSSDPDAVLSRLNRRVPVRPDPHASLGTAFHDWVQRYFGAERLFDLDDLPGAVDSDTRALEAEQLSELQTAFMVSPWAARTPLDVEVPFDMVIGETMVRGRIDAVFADDDGGATVVDWKTGAPPDTPAAAEHAAIQLGVYRLAWAALSGCPVERVRAAFHYVRSGRTVRPTDLPDVEDLAALLRGPQPAGQEAR, from the coding sequence ATGAACCCTCGATACAGCCCGGCCGAATTGGCCTCGGCGCTCGGACTTTTCGCCCCGACCGAGGAGCAGGCGGCGGTGATCGCCGCACCGCCGGGGCCGGTGGTGGTGATCGCGGGTGCCGGCGCGGGCAAGACCGAGACGATGGCCGCGCGCGTGGTGTGGCTGGTCGCCAACGGTTTCGCGACGCCGGGACAGGTCCTCGGTCTGACCTTCACCCGCAAGGCCGCAGGTCAACTGCTGCGCCGCGTCCGCACCCGGCTGGCCCGGCTGGCCGGAGCCGGGCTGGTGCCCGCGGCCGCAGCGGGCCTCGACGCCGCCGACGATCCGCCGACGGTCAGCACGTACCACGCCTTCGCCGGCACGCTGCTGCGCGAACACGGGCTGCTGCTGCCGATCGAGCCCGAGACCCGCCTCGTCGGGGCGACCGAGTTGTGGCAGCTCGCCCACTCCGTGGTGTGTGAGCATCCCGGCCCGCTCGAGATTGACAAGACCCCGGCGGCGGTCACCTCGATGGTGCTGCGACTGGCCGGTCAGCTCGCCGAACACCTCGTCGACACCGACGATCTGCGCGACACCCACCTCGAACTCGAACGGCTGGTGCACACGCTGCCCGCCGGGCCGTATCAACGCGACCGGGGGCCGAGCCAGTGGCTGCTGCGGATGCTCGCCACCCAGACCGAACGCACCGAACTCATCCCGCTGATCGACGCGCTGCACCGGCGGATGCAGGACGACAAGGTGATGGACTTCGGCATGCAGATGGCCGCCGCGGCCCGGCTCGCCGCCGCTTTCCCCCAGGTGGGTGCCCAACTGCGGAGCCGCTACCGGGTGGTGTTGCTCGACGAGTACCAGGACACCGGACACGCACAGCGGGTGGCGTTGTCGGCGTTGTTCGGCGGCGGTGTGGACGACGGCCTCGCCCTGACCGCCGTTGGTGATCCGATCCAGTCGATCTACGGCTGGCGCGGCGCGTCCGCGACGAACCTGCCCCGTTTCGCCACCGACTTTCCGCTGTCGGACGGCAGTCCCGCCCCCACTCTGGAGTTGCGCACCAGTTGGCGCAATCCGCCGAGCACTCTGCACCTGGCCAATGCGGTGTCGGCGGAGGCGCGACGGCGTTCGGTCGCGGTCCGTTCGCTGCGGCCCCGCCCGGGAGCCGAACCCGGGACCATCCGGCTGGCGTTGCTCAATGACGTTGCGATGGAGCGGCATTGGGTCGCCGACGAGGTCGCGCACCGCTACCATGCCGCGTGCGCCGAGGGGGAGGCGCCGCCGACCGCGGCGGTGCTGCTTCGCCGCAACGCCGATGCCGCGCCGATGGCCGAGGCGCTCACCGCCCGGGGTGTGCCCGTCGAGGTGGTCGGGCTGTCCGGTCTGCTCGGTGTCACCGAGGTCGCCGACGTGGTGGCGATGCTGCGTTTGGTGGCCGACCCCACCGCGGGTGCGGCGGCGATGCGCACCCTCACCGGCCCCCGGTGGCGGCTCGGCGGGCGCGACATCGCGGCGCTGTGGCGGCGCGCCGTCGACATCGACGACGCCGGGAGCGCGGGGCCGGACGCCACGGCGGCGCAGATCGTCGCGCAGGCCGCACCGGACGCCGATGCGGCGTGCCTGGCGGACGCCATCTGTGATCCGGGCCCCGCCGACCGGTATTCGCCGGAGGGTTATCGCCGCATCGTCGCACTCGGCCGCGAATTGACCTCGCTGCGTGGGCATCTCGGGATGCCGCTGCCCGACCTGGTCACCGAGGTGCGGCGGGTTCTCGGGGTCGACGCCGAAGTCCGCGCCGGTATGCCCGTGTCGGCGGGGTGGTCGGGTACCGAGCACCTCGATGCGTTCGTCGACGTGGTCGCGGACTACGCGAGCCGCCCCGGCGCCACGGTCGACGGATTGCTCGCCTATCTCGACGCCGCGATGGAGGTGGAGAACGGGCTCGCACCCGCCGATCTCGCGGTCTCGACGGAGCGGGTGCAGATCCTGACGGTCCACGCCGCCAAGGGCCTGGAGTGGCAGGTGGTGGCGGTGCCGCATCTGAGCGGACGCATCTTCCCGTCGACCGCGCAGACCCGCACCTGGTTGAGCGACCCGGCCGACCTGCCTCCGCTGTTGCGCGGCGACCGGGCGACCACCACCGACCACGGGGTTCCGGTGCTGGACACCTCCGATGTCAACGACCGGAAGATGTTGGGCGACCGCATCAACGACCACAAGAGCCGCCTCGAGCAGCGCCGCGTCGACGAGGAACGTCGGCTGTTGTACGTGGCGCTGACCCGCGCCGAGGACACGCTGCTGCTGTCCGGCCATCACTGGGGTGGTACGGAGGGCAAACCGCGGGGTCCGTCGGAGTTCCTCGAGGAGCTCAAGGACATCATCGACCGGGCAGCCGGCGACGGGCACCCGTGCGGGGTGGTCGTCCAGTGGGCGCCCGCGCCCGCGGACGGTGAGAAGAACCCCTTGCGCGACAACGTCAAAGAGGTGCTCTGGCCGGCCGATCCGGCCGGTGACCGGCGCGCCGTCGTCGACCGCGGCGCCGACCTGGTGGCGTGTGCGATGGCCGGTGCGGCCACGACCGCCGACGACACCGACGACGCCGAGGACGTGGACGGCTGGGCGGCCGACGTCGACGCGCTGCTCGCCGAGCGGGAGCGCGCCGCGCAGAAGGCGCCGCTGAGGATGCCCGGTGAGGTGTCGGTCAGCACGCTGGTCGACCTGAGCAGCGATCCGGACGCGGTGCTGTCGCGGTTGAATCGGCGGGTGCCCGTGCGTCCCGATCCGCACGCCTCACTCGGTACGGCGTTCCACGACTGGGTGCAGCGCTACTTCGGCGCCGAGCGGTTGTTCGACCTCGACGACCTCCCGGGGGCGGTCGACAGCGACACCAGGGCCCTCGAAGCCGAACAGCTCTCCGAACTGCAGACGGCGTTCATGGTGTCGCCGTGGGCGGCTCGCACACCGCTCGACGTGGAGGTGCCGTTCGACATGGTCATCGGCGAGACCATGGTGCGCGGTCGCATCGACGCGGTGTTCGCCGACGACGACGGCGGCGCCACGGTCGTCGACTGGAAGACCGGGGCACCGCCGGACACCCCCGCCGCCGCCGAGCACGCGGCGATCCAGCTCGGCGTCTACCGGCTGGCGTGGGCCGCGTTGAGTGGCTGTCCGGTCGAACGGGTCCGGGCGGCGTTCCACTACGTCCGGTCGGGCCGGACGGTGCGGCCCACCGATCTGCCCGACGTCGAGGATCTCGCGGCGCTGTTGCGCGGGCCGCAGCCGGCGGGTCAGGAGGCGCGGTAG
- a CDS encoding potassium channel family protein produces the protein MAKGPLRRRLAAIEQDLTSQPDAALVDVLRIPEPFISPTQRIIRRIIYAAGALFAAVIIVYLDRHGYRDIESSPEASDPLSFLDCVYYATVSLSTTGYGDITPVTESARLINVLVITPLRVAFLIVLIGTTVETLTSQSRQALKIQRWRSRVRNHTVVIGYGTKGRTAVAAMVGDEVAPADIVVVDENATALERARSAGLVTVHGDATKAEVLRLASAQHAKSIIVATDNDASAVLVTLTARELAPNAKIIAAAREAENQHLLRQSGADSTVVSSETAGRLLGIATQTPSVVEMMEDLLTPDAGFAIAEREVTPKEVGGSPRHLHDIVLGVVRNGGLVRVDAPEVDALENGDRLLYIRSADGER, from the coding sequence GTGGCTAAGGGACCTCTGCGGCGACGCCTCGCCGCCATCGAGCAGGACCTGACGAGCCAGCCAGACGCGGCGCTGGTGGATGTCCTGCGTATCCCCGAACCGTTCATCAGCCCGACGCAGCGCATCATCCGGCGCATCATCTACGCGGCCGGCGCGCTGTTCGCGGCGGTGATCATCGTCTACCTCGACCGCCACGGCTACCGCGACATCGAGAGCTCCCCGGAGGCCAGCGACCCGCTGTCGTTCCTCGACTGCGTGTACTACGCGACGGTGTCGCTGTCGACCACCGGCTACGGCGACATCACGCCGGTAACCGAGTCGGCCCGGCTGATCAACGTCCTGGTGATCACGCCGCTGCGGGTGGCGTTCCTGATCGTGCTGATCGGTACCACGGTGGAGACGCTCACCAGCCAGTCGCGCCAGGCGTTGAAGATCCAGCGATGGAGGAGCAGAGTGCGCAATCACACCGTGGTCATCGGCTACGGCACCAAGGGCCGCACGGCGGTGGCCGCGATGGTCGGTGACGAGGTCGCGCCCGCCGACATCGTGGTCGTGGACGAGAACGCCACGGCGCTGGAGCGGGCCAGGAGTGCCGGCCTGGTCACCGTGCACGGCGACGCGACCAAGGCCGAGGTGTTGCGGTTGGCGAGTGCGCAGCACGCCAAGTCGATCATCGTCGCCACCGACAACGACGCCAGCGCGGTGCTCGTCACGCTCACGGCCCGTGAACTCGCACCCAACGCGAAGATCATCGCCGCCGCCCGTGAGGCCGAGAACCAGCATCTGCTGCGCCAGTCGGGGGCCGACTCGACGGTGGTCTCGTCGGAGACGGCGGGCCGCCTGCTGGGCATCGCCACGCAGACACCGAGCGTGGTCGAGATGATGGAGGATCTGCTGACCCCGGACGCGGGATTCGCGATCGCCGAACGCGAGGTCACGCCCAAGGAGGTCGGCGGTTCACCGCGGCATCTGCACGACATCGTGCTCGGCGTGGTGCGCAACGGCGGACTGGTGCGGGTCGACGCGCCGGAGGTCGACGCCCTGGAGAACGGCGACCGCCTGCTCTACATCCGCAGCGCCGACGGCGAGCGATGA
- the nudC gene encoding NAD(+) diphosphatase — protein sequence MSRFEALRNIPLLSRVGADRADEVRTDVDAAAAGWPDALLLRVDRRNQVLISDGQVVLGPASALGDTPPDHAVFLGRLRDGRHVWGVRAGLEPPEDGADVQVLDLRRAGEIFDDTSAQLVATATALLNWHDQARFSPVDGTPTKVARAGWARVNPLTGQEHFPRIDPAVICLVHDGHDRAVLARQAVWPQRLFSILAGFVEAGESFETCVVREIAEEVGLTVTDVRYLGSQPWPFPRSLMVGFHAVADPEQPFAFTDGEIAEAGWFTREEIRSALAEGDWNAAGGSSSRLLLPGSISIAREIIESWAFAD from the coding sequence ATGAGCCGATTCGAGGCGCTGCGCAACATCCCCCTGTTGTCGCGGGTCGGCGCGGACCGGGCCGACGAGGTGCGCACCGACGTCGATGCGGCGGCGGCCGGATGGCCCGATGCGCTGCTGCTGCGGGTGGACCGCCGCAACCAGGTGCTGATCTCGGATGGGCAGGTGGTGCTGGGACCGGCGAGCGCACTCGGCGACACACCCCCCGACCACGCCGTCTTCCTCGGCCGGCTGCGCGACGGCCGCCACGTCTGGGGCGTCCGCGCCGGCTTGGAGCCGCCCGAGGACGGCGCCGACGTCCAGGTGCTCGACCTGCGGCGGGCCGGCGAGATCTTCGACGACACCAGCGCGCAGCTGGTGGCCACCGCGACGGCGCTGCTCAACTGGCACGATCAGGCGCGGTTCAGCCCGGTCGACGGCACACCCACGAAAGTGGCGAGGGCGGGCTGGGCGCGGGTGAACCCGCTGACCGGCCAGGAGCACTTCCCCCGCATCGATCCCGCGGTGATCTGCCTGGTGCACGACGGCCACGACCGGGCCGTGCTGGCTCGTCAGGCCGTGTGGCCGCAGCGGCTGTTCTCGATCCTCGCGGGATTCGTCGAGGCGGGGGAGTCCTTCGAGACCTGCGTGGTGCGCGAGATCGCCGAGGAGGTCGGGCTGACGGTGACCGACGTGCGGTACCTGGGGAGTCAGCCGTGGCCGTTCCCGCGGTCGCTCATGGTGGGGTTCCACGCCGTCGCCGACCCGGAGCAGCCGTTCGCGTTCACCGACGGCGAGATCGCCGAGGCCGGGTGGTTCACCCGCGAGGAGATCCGCTCCGCCCTGGCCGAGGGCGACTGGAACGCCGCGGGCGGCTCGTCGTCGCGGCTGCTGCTGCCCGGTTCGATCTCGATCGCGCGCGAGATCATCGAGTCGTGGGCGTTCGCCGACTGA
- the mrx1 gene encoding mycoredoxin Mrx1 codes for MTAADTLTMYTTTWCGYCVRLKKALQAEGIPWTEVDIESDPAAAEFVMSVNGGNQTVPTVKFPDGSALTNPSIKDVKAKLGR; via the coding sequence ATGACTGCTGCTGACACCCTGACCATGTACACCACCACGTGGTGCGGCTACTGCGTGCGGCTGAAGAAGGCGCTGCAGGCCGAGGGCATCCCGTGGACCGAGGTCGACATCGAGAGCGACCCCGCGGCGGCGGAGTTCGTGATGTCGGTCAACGGCGGTAACCAGACCGTGCCGACGGTGAAGTTCCCCGACGGTTCGGCGCTGACGAATCCGAGCATCAAGGACGTCAAGGCCAAACTCGGCCGCTGA
- a CDS encoding ATP-dependent DNA helicase UvrD2 yields MGPMSVEVSTSSRERLLADLDEEQREAVLAPRGPVCVLAGAGTGKTRTITRRIAHLVAAGHVAPGQVLAVTFTSRAAGEMRARLRALDQEAGGVGTGAVQAMTFHAAARRQLRYFWPRVVGNTSWELLDSKFSVVAQAANRARVQAATDDVRDLAGEIEWAKASLISPEAYAAAVAKVGRDIPMDAAKVAAVYAGYEALKARNDGTALLDFDDLLLHTAAAIENDAAVAAEFRDRYRCFVVDEYQDVTPLQQRVLDAWLGPRDDLTVVGDANQTIYSFTGATPRYLLDFSRRFPDAAVIRLERDYRSTPQVVSLANRVISAARGRMAGSKLHLVGQRPPGPTPAFAEHPDEVAEAAAVAKDIKRLLAAGVPAAEIAVLYRINAQSEVYEEALTEAGIAFQVRGGEGFFSRQEIRQALVALQRAAERDAEGEVAAVVRAVLEPLGLTAEPPAGTRARERWEALTALAELVDEEVALRPGLDLRGVVAELRQRADARHPPVVQGVTLASLHAAKGLEWDAVYLVGLADGTLPISHALTHGPDSEPVEEERRLLYVGITRARVHLTLSWALARAPGGRQGRRPSRFLNGVAPNSAAETSANKPRRARGAIPRCRVCNAQLTTPASIMLRRCEACPSDIDEQLLAELKEWRLATSKELKVPAFVVFTDNTLIAIAESLPTDEAALVAIPGIGARKLEQYGADVLALVKARG; encoded by the coding sequence ATGGGTCCCATGTCGGTCGAGGTCTCCACCTCGTCGCGGGAACGGCTGCTCGCCGACCTCGACGAGGAACAGCGCGAGGCCGTCCTGGCGCCCCGGGGTCCGGTCTGTGTGCTGGCCGGTGCGGGCACCGGCAAGACCCGCACCATCACCCGTCGGATCGCCCACCTCGTCGCGGCCGGCCACGTCGCCCCCGGCCAGGTGCTGGCTGTGACGTTCACCTCCCGCGCGGCGGGGGAGATGCGGGCCCGGTTGCGCGCGCTCGACCAGGAGGCCGGCGGGGTCGGCACGGGGGCGGTGCAGGCGATGACATTCCACGCCGCGGCCCGCCGCCAGCTGCGCTACTTCTGGCCTCGCGTCGTCGGCAACACCTCCTGGGAGCTGCTCGACAGCAAGTTCTCCGTTGTGGCGCAGGCCGCCAACCGCGCGCGGGTGCAGGCCGCCACCGACGACGTGCGCGACCTGGCCGGCGAGATCGAATGGGCGAAGGCGTCGCTGATCAGTCCGGAGGCGTACGCGGCGGCCGTGGCCAAGGTGGGCCGCGACATCCCGATGGACGCGGCGAAAGTGGCCGCCGTCTACGCCGGCTATGAGGCGCTCAAAGCCCGCAACGACGGCACCGCACTCCTCGACTTCGACGACCTGCTGCTGCACACCGCGGCCGCGATCGAGAACGACGCCGCGGTGGCCGCGGAGTTCCGCGACCGCTACCGCTGCTTCGTCGTCGACGAATACCAGGACGTCACACCGCTGCAGCAGCGCGTGCTCGACGCCTGGCTCGGCCCGCGTGACGATCTGACCGTCGTCGGCGACGCCAACCAGACGATCTACTCGTTCACCGGGGCCACCCCGCGCTACCTGCTCGACTTCTCCCGCCGGTTCCCCGACGCCGCGGTGATCCGGCTGGAACGCGACTACCGGTCGACACCACAGGTGGTGTCGCTCGCCAACCGGGTGATCTCGGCCGCCCGCGGCCGCATGGCAGGCAGCAAGCTGCACCTGGTCGGCCAGCGCCCGCCCGGCCCGACGCCGGCCTTCGCCGAGCATCCCGACGAGGTCGCCGAGGCCGCCGCCGTCGCCAAGGACATCAAACGGTTGCTCGCCGCCGGCGTCCCGGCCGCCGAGATCGCCGTGCTGTACCGCATCAACGCGCAGTCCGAGGTCTACGAGGAGGCGCTCACCGAGGCCGGCATCGCGTTCCAGGTGCGCGGCGGCGAGGGGTTCTTCAGCCGCCAAGAGATCCGCCAGGCGCTGGTGGCGCTGCAGCGCGCCGCCGAACGCGACGCCGAAGGTGAGGTGGCCGCGGTCGTGCGGGCGGTGCTCGAACCGCTCGGGCTCACCGCCGAACCGCCGGCCGGGACCCGGGCCAGGGAGCGCTGGGAGGCGCTGACCGCGCTGGCCGAACTCGTCGACGAGGAGGTCGCCCTGCGGCCCGGGCTGGACCTGCGCGGCGTGGTGGCCGAACTGCGGCAGCGGGCCGACGCCCGTCATCCACCCGTGGTGCAGGGCGTCACTCTGGCCTCGCTGCACGCCGCCAAGGGTCTGGAGTGGGACGCGGTCTATCTGGTCGGGCTGGCCGACGGCACCCTGCCGATCTCGCATGCGCTGACCCACGGCCCCGACAGTGAACCGGTGGAGGAGGAACGCCGGCTGCTCTACGTCGGAATCACAAGGGCGCGAGTGCATCTCACGCTGAGTTGGGCGCTGGCCCGCGCACCGGGGGGCCGCCAGGGTCGACGGCCGTCGCGGTTCCTCAACGGCGTGGCGCCGAATTCGGCGGCCGAGACGTCGGCGAACAAACCGCGCCGCGCGCGCGGCGCCATCCCGCGCTGCCGCGTGTGCAACGCGCAGCTGACCACACCGGCGTCGATCATGCTGCGCCGCTGTGAGGCCTGTCCGTCCGACATCGACGAACAATTACTGGCCGAGCTCAAGGAGTGGCGTCTGGCGACGTCGAAGGAGCTCAAGGTCCCGGCATTCGTGGTGTTCACCGACAACACGCTCATCGCGATCGCCGAGTCGCTGCCCACCGACGAGGCCGCACTGGTCGCCATTCCCGGAATCGGCGCCCGCAAGCTCGAGCAGTACGGCGCCGACGTGCTCGCGTTGGTCAAGGCCCGCGGCTGA
- a CDS encoding WhiB family transcriptional regulator, whose translation MSVETCLEGLLPALPCHVGDPDLWFAESPADLERAKTLCTECPIRRECLAAALERQEPWGVWGGEIFDRGTIVARKRPRGRPRKNAEPNPAAA comes from the coding sequence ATGTCTGTGGAGACATGCCTCGAGGGGTTGCTACCGGCACTGCCGTGCCATGTCGGAGATCCCGACCTGTGGTTCGCCGAGAGTCCCGCCGATCTCGAACGCGCCAAGACGCTGTGCACGGAGTGCCCGATCCGCCGCGAATGCCTGGCCGCTGCGCTGGAGCGCCAGGAGCCGTGGGGTGTCTGGGGTGGTGAGATCTTCGACCGAGGCACCATCGTCGCGCGTAAGCGTCCGCGCGGACGCCCGCGCAAGAACGCCGAACCGAACCCGGCGGCGGCTTAG
- a CDS encoding ABC1 kinase family protein: MDDGLVADIKRGRAARNAKLASLPVGMAGRAALGFGKRLTGKSRDEVNAELMDKAAQQLFTVLGELKGGAMKVGQALSVMEAAIPEQYGKPYREALTKLQKDAPPLPAAKVHRVLDAQLGTKWRERFASFDDKPIASASIGQVHKAVWADGREVAVKIQYPGADEALRADLKTMQRMVGVLKQLSPGADVQGVVDELIERTEMELDYRLEADNQRAFAKAYRGHPHFVVPAVVASAPKVVIAEWIDGIPMSQIIRDGTQEQRDLMGTRLFELTYDAPRRLEMMHGDAHPGNFMLMPDGKMGVIDFGAVAPLPGGIPVELGMAVRYALAKDYDRLLPTLEKIGFIQRGEQVSAEDVDDMLRQYVEPLEVEVFHYTRKWLQKMAAVNMDRSVQQIKTVRQMDVPAKLAIPMRVIASNVAISCQLDAYIPTKALATELIPGFAEDAA; the protein is encoded by the coding sequence GTGGATGATGGACTGGTGGCTGACATCAAGCGCGGGCGCGCCGCCCGCAACGCGAAGCTGGCGAGCCTGCCGGTCGGCATGGCCGGACGTGCGGCGTTGGGCTTCGGCAAACGGCTGACCGGCAAGTCCCGCGACGAGGTCAACGCCGAGCTGATGGACAAGGCGGCGCAACAACTGTTCACCGTCCTCGGTGAGCTCAAGGGCGGGGCGATGAAGGTCGGCCAGGCCCTGTCGGTGATGGAAGCCGCCATTCCCGAGCAGTACGGCAAGCCGTACCGGGAGGCGCTGACCAAACTGCAGAAGGATGCGCCGCCGCTGCCAGCGGCCAAGGTGCACCGTGTGCTCGACGCCCAGCTGGGCACCAAGTGGCGGGAGCGGTTCGCCTCGTTCGACGACAAGCCGATCGCCTCGGCCAGCATCGGCCAGGTGCACAAGGCGGTGTGGGCCGACGGCCGCGAGGTCGCCGTCAAGATCCAGTACCCCGGCGCCGACGAGGCGCTGCGCGCGGACCTCAAGACCATGCAGCGCATGGTCGGCGTGCTCAAACAGCTCTCCCCCGGCGCGGACGTGCAGGGCGTGGTCGACGAGCTGATCGAGCGCACCGAGATGGAACTGGACTACCGCCTGGAGGCCGACAACCAGCGCGCGTTCGCCAAGGCCTACCGCGGCCACCCGCACTTCGTCGTGCCCGCGGTGGTCGCGAGCGCCCCGAAAGTCGTCATCGCGGAGTGGATCGACGGCATCCCGATGTCGCAGATCATCCGCGACGGCACACAGGAGCAGCGCGACCTGATGGGCACGCGGTTGTTCGAGCTGACCTACGACGCGCCGCGGCGGCTGGAGATGATGCACGGCGACGCCCATCCCGGCAACTTCATGCTGATGCCCGACGGGAAGATGGGCGTCATCGACTTCGGCGCGGTGGCACCGCTGCCGGGCGGCATCCCGGTCGAGTTGGGTATGGCGGTCCGCTACGCGCTGGCCAAGGATTACGACCGGCTCCTGCCGACCCTGGAGAAGATCGGGTTCATCCAGCGCGGTGAGCAGGTCTCCGCCGAGGACGTCGACGACATGCTGCGCCAGTACGTCGAACCCCTCGAGGTCGAGGTGTTCCACTACACCCGCAAGTGGCTGCAGAAGATGGCGGCGGTCAACATGGACCGCTCCGTACAGCAGATCAAGACGGTGCGGCAGATGGACGTACCGGCCAAGCTGGCGATCCCGATGCGCGTGATCGCGTCGAACGTCGCGATCTCCTGCCAGCTCGACGCCTACATCCCCACCAAAGCCCTTGCCACAGAACTGATTCCGGGATTCGCCGAAGACGCTGCCTGA
- a CDS encoding cyclodehydratase, which translates to MSLAATPRYVLNAALPVLLRPDGAVQVGWDPRRAVLVRPPTGLTAPALAELLRALQCGMTMADLYAEAGRHGTADAADLAELVAALADAGVVTAGPPRGGRTPSVRIHGRGPLSDLLVASLRCSSARVGHSRSPKAPPPPDATDLVVLSDYLVAEPRVVRDLHTARLAHLPVRVRDGSGLVGPLVLPGRTSCLSCADLHRSDRDAAWPAVAAQLRGTVGSADRATVLATAALALDQIHRVLRAVRDTGDAASAAEPAVTDTTWEFDVGTRTTVVRRWSRHPRCTC; encoded by the coding sequence ATGTCCCTTGCCGCAACGCCTCGTTATGTGCTGAACGCCGCACTGCCGGTGCTGCTGCGGCCGGACGGCGCGGTGCAGGTGGGCTGGGATCCTCGGCGCGCGGTGCTCGTCCGCCCACCGACCGGTCTGACCGCTCCCGCGCTGGCTGAGCTGCTGCGCGCCCTGCAGTGCGGGATGACGATGGCCGACCTGTACGCCGAGGCGGGCCGCCACGGGACCGCCGACGCGGCCGACCTCGCCGAACTGGTGGCCGCCCTCGCCGACGCCGGCGTGGTGACCGCCGGCCCGCCGCGCGGCGGGCGCACGCCCAGCGTCCGGATCCACGGCCGCGGACCGCTGTCCGACCTGCTGGTGGCGAGCCTGCGCTGTTCGAGTGCCCGCGTCGGACACTCCCGATCCCCGAAGGCGCCCCCGCCGCCGGACGCCACCGACCTGGTGGTGCTGTCCGACTACCTGGTGGCCGAACCGCGGGTGGTGCGTGACCTGCACACCGCACGGCTGGCGCATCTGCCGGTCCGGGTGCGCGACGGATCCGGACTGGTCGGCCCGCTAGTCCTCCCGGGCCGCACCAGCTGTCTGTCGTGCGCCGATCTGCACCGCAGTGATCGGGACGCGGCGTGGCCGGCCGTCGCGGCCCAGCTGCGCGGCACCGTCGGCAGCGCCGACCGGGCCACCGTCCTGGCCACCGCGGCGCTCGCCCTCGACCAGATCCACCGGGTGCTGCGGGCCGTCCGCGACACCGGGGACGCAGCGAGCGCCGCCGAACCGGCCGTCACGGACACCACCTGGGAGTTCGACGTCGGCACCCGCACCACGGTGGTGCGGCGCTGGTCCCGCCACCCCCGGTGTACGTGCTGA